The genome window TTGCCGACATTCTCGATCAGGTCTATGACAACGAGAGCGAAGCTGACGAACACGGGCCCGGTGGCACAACAACTGCCGGAGGCGGTGCACAAACATCTGCTAACGGGAATGGTCAGAAGGTTCAGTCAACCTCTTCATTAACGTCCGACGCTGCACTGGCCGGGGACCAAGAACCGGATTACACAGAAATGACCCGCGACGACCTTGTTCGCCTCCGCGACGATTTAACCCGACAAATGGGCGACGCCGCGAGAGACCTGAAATTCGAACTCGCCGCGCGGCTCCGTGACGAACTTGTTGGCGTCAAGAAAGAACTCAAGGAAATCACCGAAGCCGGAGTTGAATAGTGTCAACAGCCCAGTGGCTTCAGCCCGCGCAATGTCACTGAGTGAAGTACAACGAAGTGACGTACCATAAAAGCTAAGGTTACTGTCGACATCGTCGACAAATGAGGTTGGGAAGGTAGAAATGAGCAAATACTCGACAATCGTTGTTGGTACAGACGGGTCTCAGTCGTCGCTTCTCGCAGTCGAGCGAGCAGCCGAAATCGCAGCGGCCTTGGACGCCACAGTAACCATCGGTTGCGCCTACTACGAAAACCAAGAAGAAGCCTCGAAGACCCTCCGCCAAGATTCCGTTACCGTCCTTGGCGACGACCCCGCACGTAAAAACCTAGAAAGTGCGGTAGAAGCGGCGCGCCGGGTCGGTGCAACCAACATTGAAACGGCAGTTCGGAAGGGAACGCCGGTCGAAGCGCTCATGGCCATCGTGAAAGAAGTCGACGCCGATCTCCTGGTGGTGGGAAACCGAGGAATTAACTCTCTGACCGGACGATTGTTGGGATCGGTTCCAGCCGACGTGGCTCGTCAATCAAATTGCGATGTTATGATCGTCCACACGGTTGACTAAGACTTAGCTAAAACATGATGTAGACGAAGCCAGTACGTCGTTTCCAGCCAGGATTGGCTCCTTGTCCACTACACCTGATTGGGTGCCAAAACAAAGCATCCTCTTGCCGTGGGTTTTCTTCGGTATAAGATCGACCCATGCTCCCCACTGGATTGTCTCGTAATATCCGCCGACGTTTGTATGGTGCTGTTTTAGCAGCATCGATGATGTGCCTGCCGGCTCTGCAAGCACCACAAATGTTGCCACGTGCTGCAGCTGCTCCAGCGGGGCAGGGGTGTGTTCCCTTTGCGAATGCGGCTGTGAAGTGCTCTGTTCATTCCGCCACGATGAACCGGGATATTTCTGTAGTCATCCGTCCATCGCATACTGCCAACAACCCGCGTGTGGTCCAGTTCTTGGGCGGCATGGGCATTAAAAATGACACGAATGAGTGGCTGACCGATGGGCGCGCTTTAGAGCATATGGACTCGACGGATGCCACCTTGGTGTTCCCAGCGGGGGATTCGGCAAGTCTGTATACCGACTGGGATCATCCCACCGCTGATGGCAGGGTATTTAAATACAAGACTTTTCTTTCTGAAGAATTACCCGCATATCTTGCTAACAATTTCGGCGTTCCAGGTGGGGGAGCCGGGCATACATTAGTCACCGGCATCTCAGCGGGAGCCTGGGGTGCGATGGGCTTGGCCGCTCAACGTCCCGATTTTTACCGCAGCGTTCTTGCCATGTCTGGCTTCTACGATTCCAGGATGCCCGACCAGTGGTTAACCACCGACCTCCAGCCTCTCCTGACGGAGGGCGTGAACACTGTGCCCTGGTTCAATCTGGCTAATCGACGGGCGGCTAATCCCTCGGAGAATCTACAGAATTTGACGATGCCCATCATCGTGACGTCGGCTTCAGGTGTGATCAATCCTCTTGCCGATTACGGCGATAACCTGGTCGGCGCCGTCACTGAAGGTATCCCGATGGAAGCGGGGGCGACCGTCCAAACAGCGGAATTCGTCGCCCAGGCCCGCGCAGCAGGTGTCAACATTGATTACCGCCTGGATCCTATAGGCGTTCATGGTTGGGACACGTGGTCACGGATGGCGTGGGATCAAGGTGTGATGAATCAAGCGCTTTCGAACATCGGCTGACCCGAGTACACCACGGTGAGACCCTGGGTCGCCCGTGTGGCAGCAACATAGAGATCCTGAAATCCCTGGACCGCCGTATATGCAATATCTTCAGGTTCGATGATGACTACTTCGTCAAATTCCAACCCCTTCGTTTCCGACGGATCCAAGATACTCACCGATTGATCCAGGTCCGATTGTTGTACAGCCTGGTCGATACAGGAATGAAGATCAGGGTTGTTTGCCGCAGTGACAATCGCAATAGTGCGCTCTGACGATATTGCTCCTGCAACCTCAGAAATGACATGTTGCAGTTTGTCGACAACAGGGGTTCGCACCTGACCGTGATCCGAATCAGCCGACTCATGGTGCGCGCTTTCAGCGTCAGTGGCACGGCACGATTCCAACTCGGGTACATACACCATCGTGGGCCGTCGGCCATTCGAACGAATAGCAGTGTCCGACGAAGTATCAGGCGCCACATGATGGCGTATGTGGTCAACGACGTCGGTGATCTCTTTGGGAGTCCGGTAGTTAATCGTCAGCCGATGATGGTGCCACCGCGACTGGACGAACGGCTCCAGCGTGTCCGACCATGATTCCACCCCAGCTGGGCTTCCTGTTTGCGCGGTGTCGCCGACCAAGGTCATCCAGTGGTTAGGGCACCGACGCATCACCATCCGCCACTCCATCGCCGAGAGCTCTTGCGCTTCATCGACGACGACATGCCCGTAGGACCACAGTCGGTCTTCCTGAGCACGCTCGGCCGTCGTCCGATCATCCCGGACACGTTGGCGTTCCGCCAGCGCAGCAGCATCAAGAATGTCGTAGGCCATGAGTATTTCGGGATCGAATTGATCATCAACGTCTTGGGACGCCGACCCAGCCAAAATATCGAGGGCGTCCTGCGCCTCAGCTATACGTTTGGATCGCTCGCGCTCTTCCTTCGCTCTCTGTTCGTCGATATCCGCAAGGCCAATAATCGTTGCGAGCTCATCCAGAAGAGCAGCGTCTGAGGTGGAAAAACTCCGCCCGTCAGCTCTGCGGAGAGCCTCACGCGTGAGATCGTCATAATCATTAGTCGCGTGCTGCAGCGCGCTCTCGTCACTGAAGAGGGTTGCGAGCACGTCGATGGGATCCAGCTCGGGCCACAGACTATCCATCAATTCGATGACTGCAGGTTCCTCTTCCAGATCTTCCCGCAGCGCAACCTGGTCACCGGCGTCAAGGAGATTATTCCCGCCTAATGGGTCTTCGCCAATTTGATCGGCAAAGGCGTCGGCGAGAAGGTCCAGGAATTTGTCTTGAAAAATACCGCGCGCCTGATTGTGTGCTTTTCGCGAACGACGAGCCCGCGTCCGCGCAGCTCGAACCATCGCGGGCGTGACGTCCAGGTGATGGCCATCCACACTTAACGACGTCGTTTCGTCGGGGACGAGCTGATAGTTCTTCACGGCATTAGTCAGGATCTCCACCATTTCAATGGATCCTTTGACTTCTCTACTGAGCTCAGAGTCAATTCGCGACGACGTTACTCCGGGGTAGAGATCGCCGATGGTCGACAGAACGACGCCACCTTCGCCCAGCGTCGGTAGAACGCGGGAAATGTAGTCAATAAATGTCCTATTGGGCCCGATGACTAACACGCCGGTGGGAGAGAGGACGTCTCGCCATGTGTACAGCAGATATGCGACACGGTGGAGGGCTACTGCCGTTTTCCCAGTTCCGGGGCCACCTTCCACAACGGTGACTCCGCGGTAAGGATCACGGATGATGGTATCTTGCTCACGCTGAATTGTTGCGACGATGTCAGTCATATGCCCGGTGCGGGCGGCGTTGAGCGCTGAGAGCAGCGGGGATTCGTCGCCTGCACCACGTGGGGATGAGTCCGCGTTAACGCCATCCGCGTTGAGCGCTTCAGCGTCAAGGTACTCGTCAGTGACTCCCGTTACCGTGCGTCCGTTCGTCTGCAAGTGGCGTCGCAGGGCCACACCTTCCGGGTGTGCAGTCGTCGCCAAGTAATAGGGCCGTGCCCCCGGGGCGCGCCAATCCATGAGGAGAGTCCGATAATCGTCATCCTTATCGGACAACCCGATCCGCCCGATGTAGCGTCGATCCAGCTCAGGGTTGTCAGGAGATGGGTTTTCCGGTTCCTCGCCATCGGTTTCGACAACATCGATACGGCCGAAACACAGGCCAATTTCGGCTGAGGACAGCATGGTAAGCCGGTCATGCAACGTGCTATATGCCGTTTCTCGCTCGACGAGGCCACGAGGATCATGAGTACGCCGGCGTAGAACTGAACTCAGTTTTTCCTCAGAGAGTCGACGTTCACGATCGACGTAGGTGAAGAGTGAGTCGAGAACACGCTGCTCATAGGCGATGGCGGATTGTTCAGAATCGGTCGTGGGGGTTCCCACTTTTTCTCCAATAAACGTAGGGGTCTTTCGAAGTAATCATCCGTGACGGATCAACCCCGTGGGCGTGAGAACTGTTCGCCCACGGGGTAGGTTGCGTTGATCACCACCCACGCTCACGCCATTCGGCGAGATGAGGATATTCGGCACCCAGTGTTGTATCGTCCCCATGGCCCGGGTGGATACAGGTTGACCCATCATACACATCGAAGAGCTTGCGGGTGACGTCGTCTAATAAATGGTTGAAGGCCTCCGGCGACGACGTTTTTCCGACCCCGCCGGGGAAAAGAGAATCGCCAGTGAAAACGTGAACGGGCGCTTTAATACCGAGCGAAGATTGCGGGTCACAGGCTATGGCCAGGCCCTCACGAGTGTGGCCATGGAGAGTAATACCGGACAAGTGAAGGCCGGCTAGCTTCTCGCTGGCGAGGTCTAACCTTTCTCCATCCTTGGCGACGCGGTCAGCATCGGCAGGTAAATCAGGTGCATCCCCGGCGGACGCATGATGCCGTGCCCCAGTCTGCTGGAGAACCTCTTGGAGGGCTCCGACGTGATCATAGTGTGAATGTGTAGTGATAACGTCCGTTATTTTCACGCCTGCGGCATCGGCGAGATCGAGGAGGAAAGGCGCGTCAGTTGCCGCATCAATGAGGACCGCATCGTTATCCACTGCCAGGAGATAGCAGGAATTGTCCATGGATCCGACGGAGGTTTTGATAATGGATACGACGCTTGCCTCGGATGAGGAGGGTTTTCCGTCGCGGGTTTGAGGTGGGGCTTCATAGACCAATCGTTGAGCTTGCCGAGGGCCGTCAATATGCCCTGTGTACGAGCCAAAAACTATGCGTTCGTTGGTACGAGCTGCCGCGTTATGCGTGTCTGCGTGTGACGTTTCCGAGTTTTCTGGAGTGTTGTTGGAAGTACTCATGCGTCCACCCTAGGTCTTTTCCATGACGTTGTGTGCGGGGTGGCCTGTACTGGTCGTAGAATAGCGCGGTATTCGTTTCACAAACCATTAATGAGCGGTATAAGAAGGGAAATCTGTGGCAGATCGACTGATCGTCCGGGGAGCCAGTGAACATAACTTAAAAGGTGTTGATATCGATTTACCTCGAGACGAACTCATCGTTTTCACGGGTTTATCCGGATCCGGTAAATCATCCCTTGCCTTCGATACGATTTTTGCTGAGGGGCAGCGTCGTTATGTCGAGTCATTGAGCTCTTATGCCCGTCAGTTCCTTGGCCAGATGGAGAAACCGGCGGTCGATTTTATTGAGGGACTCTCACCAGCTGTTTCCATTGACCAGAAGTCAACGAACCATAACCCGCGTTCAACGGTGGGGACGATCACCGAAGTTTATGATTATCTCCGGCTTTTCTACGCGCGCATCGGCATCCCGCACTGCCCGACCTGTGGTGCGGTTATTGAGCGCCAGACACCGCAACAAATTGTTGACCAGATTATGGATATGGAGCAAGGTCTCCGCTTCCAAATCTTGGCTCCGGTTGTCCGGACACGAAAAGGGGAGTTTGTTGACTTATTCGAGAACCTTTCAGCACAGGGATATGTTCGTGTCCGTGTAGATGGAACGACTTATCACATTTCCGATGTCCCTAAATTGGAAAAACAGGTCAAACATAATATCGAAGTTGTTATTGACCGTCTGTCAGTAAAGCCGACTCAGAAGCAGCGGTTAACTGATTCTGTCGAAACCGCATTGAATCTTGCTGATGGGGTAGTCATCTTTGATTTTGTTTCCTTAGGTGATGACCATCCTTATCGTTTCCGACGTTTTAGTGAGAAGATGGCATGCCCGAATGGTCATCCATTAGCTATTGATGAACTGGAACCGAGAACGTTCTCGTTCAACTCCCCATACGGAGCTTGTCCCGAATGCGATGGGTTGGGGAGCAAGTTGACTGTTGATGAATCATTAGTGATTCCTGATGATACGAAGCCACTGGTCGAAGCTATCGCGCCGTGGGTGAGTAACCATTCAACGTTCTATTCGAAAATGGTGGAGGCAATAGCCCAGCAGTTGGGGGTTTCTCCGAGCACGCCGTGGAAAGACCTGACCGCGTCCCAGAAGCGGACGATCATGCATGGATCGAATCATCAGATTTCCATTCGTTATCGCAATGCTTATCGGAGGGTAAGGAAATATAGCGCGCCGTTTGAAGGGGTCATGCCATTTCTTCATCGGCGGATAGACCAGGCAGAGTCTGATTCGCAAAAACAGCGGTTCACGGCATATATGCGTGAGGTACCGTGCCCGAAGTGCCATGGGGCCCGTTTAAAGCCCGAGGTCCTCTCGGTCAAGATCGCTGGAGATTCTTCGGATGGCACCAATCAGGAGTTATCCATCGCGGAGCTTAGTGATTTATCTATCTCTGACGCTTCGGTGTTCTTAAATTCGTTAACGCTCTCCTCCCGTGAGGAAATGATTTCCGGCCGAGTGCTCAAGGAAGTCCAGGCGCGACTGACTTTCCTTCTCGACGTCGGACTGGAGTATCTCTCACTATCTCGTTCGGCTGGAACCCTTTCAGGTGGAGAAGCTCAACGTATTCGCTTAGCGACGCAGATCGGCTCAGGCCTGGCGGGCGTGCTCTACGTTCTTGACGAGCCTTCGATCGGACTCCATCAGCGCGATAATCAACGATTGATCGCCACTCTGGAACAGCTTCGCGATCTTGGAAATACTCTCATCGTTGTCGAGCACGATGAGGAAACGATTCGTACAGCGGATTGGCTGGTCGATATTGGTCCGCGTGCTGGTGAATATGGTGGGGAAGTAGTCTATCAGGGCCGACCGGATGGTATCGAGAAGTGTAAGAACTCGTTAACGGGTGACTATTTGTCCCGTCGAAGGGTGTTGGCCGTTCCGGACAAGCGTCGAGAACTTGATAAAGACCGTCACATTACAGTCATTGAGGCTAAGGAAAATAATCTTAAAAACATCGATGTGTCTTTCCCACTCGGTGTTTTGACCGTCGTCACTGGGGTATCAGGGTCAGGTAAGTCGTCTTTGGTGAATGGTGTCCTGGCATCGACATTGCAGAGAGATTTGAACGGTGCTCGCGTCGTTCCTGGCCGTCACCGTCGGATTGAGGGGCTGGATCAGCTGGACAAGTTGGTGCAGGTTGATCAGAGTCCGATCGGTCGGACACCGCGGTCAAATCCTGCGACATATACGGGAGTTTTTGACAAGATTCGTAATCTTTTCGCCGAAACACAAGAGGCAAAAGTGCGCGGCTATAAAGCCGGTCGTTTTTCCTTCAATGTTAAAGGCGGTCGGTGCGAAGCATGTCGAGGCGATGGGACAATCAAGATTGAAATGAATTTCCTCCCCGACGTGTATGTCCCGTGTGAAGTCTGTCATGGCGCGCGGTATAACCGGGAAACTCTTGAGGTCAAATATAAGGGCAAAAACATTGCCGAAGTCCTCGATATGCCCATTTCTGAGGCTGCCGACTTCTTTGAACCGATCACCTCTATCCACCGGTATCTCGCAACTCTTGTCGACGTTGGTCTGGGTTATGTCCGTTTGGGGCAGTCGGCAACGACGTTGTCCGGTGGTGAAGCTCAGCGCGTTAAATTAGCTTCCGAACTGCAAAAACGCTCTCGTGGGCGGACGGTTTATATCCTTGATGAGCCAACGACCGGGTTGCATTTTGAAGATATTCGGAAGCTCATGCTCGTGATTCAAGGTCTCGTAGATAAAGGGAACTCCGTCATCGTTATCGAGCACAACCTAGATGTCATCAAGATGGCAGATTGGGTCATCGATATGGGGCCAGAAGGCGGTGCCGGCGGTGGACGTGTCGTTGATCAGGGGACGCCTGAAGATCTCGTGGATCGTCGGGAAGAAACCGGTTCCTATACCGCGAAATATTTGGCGGATATGCTCCCTAGAAATAGTAAATAATTGGAGCCACAGCCGAGTTACAGACCGGTCGGTCTAACTGATTGGGATCGGGGTTTCTATACTCGATCCCATGAAATTGTTGAAACACATCACTGAGGCAGTTGGTGATACGCCCCTAGTGCAGCTGCAGTCTGTTGTTCCGGATGGAGCAGGCTTAGTTGCTGCCAAAATTGAATACCTTAACCCGGGCGGAAGTTCTAAGGACCGCATAGCGAAAAAGATTATCGATGCTGCGGAAAAAGAGGGAAAACTCAAGCCCGGCGGAACCATTATTGAACCGACGTCGGGAAACACCGGAGTCGGTTTAGCCATGGTTGCCCAAGAACGCGGGTACCAGTGCATCTTTGTCTGCCCCGACAAAGTGGGTAAAGACAAAATCGATGTTCTGCGTGCCTACGGTGCCGAAGTCGTCGTGTGCCCGACGGCCGTAGAGCCCGATAGTCCTGACTCGTATTATTCAGTGTCAGATCGTCTTGTTTCCGAAACGCCCGGAGCCTTTAAACCTGATCAGTATTCCAACCCCAATGGGCCGGCTAGCCATTATGAATCCACCGGCCCAGAAATTTGGCGGGATATGGACGGGGAAATTACTCACTTCGTAGCAGGAGTGGGCACCGGTGGAACAATTACGGGCACGGGCCGTTTCCTCAAAGAGGTTTCGAACGGAGCAGTCAAAGTCATTGGTGCTGATCCCGAGGGCTCGGTCTATTCGGGTGGTTCCGGACGCCCGTATCTCATCGAAGGAGTCGGTGAGGACATGTGGCCCGACGCCTACGACCGCAACCTCCCCGATGAGATAATTTCCGTGACTGACGCTGAAGCCTTTGCGATGACGCGTCGCTTAGCAAGGGAGGAAGGTCTTTTAGTCGGTGGATCGTCGGGAATGGCCGTTGTTGCCGCAATAAAGGTTGCTCAACGGGATCCGGACGCCAAAATTGTTGTTCTTTTGCCTGACGGTGGCCGGGGATACTTAGGCAAGATTTTCAATGACGAGTGGATGCTTTCGTATGGTTTCGATACCGGACGCCCCCGTGAACAAGAAGAGCCGACGATAGCCGACATCCTTCGCCGTAAGAATGATTCAGCCTCGTCGCTTCCCGCTTTCGTTCATACTCACCCGAATGAGACCATCCGTGATGCCATCAATATTTTGCGGGAATTCAACGTATCGCAGATGCCAGTCCTAGGGGCCGAACCTCCGATTGTGGTGGGAGAAATTCGTGGCGCTGTCACCGAAAGAGGCCTGCTACGAGCTGTGTACGAGGATGGTCATTCGTTGTCGGATTCGGTGTCGTCCGTGATGGAGGACGCCATGCCCCTCGTCGGCGATCAAGAGCGAGCATCTGAAGCGATCAAGCAACTAGAAAGTGTGGATTCACTGATGGTTCTCGCTGACGGTGTTCCGGTTGGAGTGGTAACTCGTCAAGATCTGCTTGGTTTCGCCAAAAAGTAAAGCATATAAAGAGCGAAGCCTAGTGGGAATAAAACCAATACGTTCTGAAGAAAGGGAAAACATGAGTGACATAGAAAAGGGAGACGCTCGAGACCGAGGATTGGAGACGTCTGCCGTTCACGCAGGGTGGACGCCGGAGGCTGCAACCGGAGCAGTTAATCCACCTATTTATGCAACGTCTACCTATGCCCAAGACGGAGTCGGTGGACTGCGCGGCGGTTATGAGTATTCCAGGACGGGAAACCCAACCCGCACTGCATTAGAAAAAGCAATCGCTGAGCTAGAGCGGGGCAAGTACGGACGTGCCTTTGGCTCCGGAATGGCGGCTAGTGACGCAGTTTTGCGGGCCATGCTCAAACCCGGCGATCACATCATCATCCCCAATGACGCATATGGCGGAACATTCCGCCTCATTGACAAGATTTTTGCGAAGTGGGGGATCGATTACACACCAGTGGCAATTAACGATCTCGATGAGGTGCAATCCGCGCTTACTGATCGGACGCGGCTGGTATGGGCTGAGTCCCCAACCAATCCGCTCCTAACCATTGCGGATATCCCTGCTCTGGCTAAAGTCGCGCACAGCGTGAACGCCCGGTTGGTGGTTGACAATACGTTTGCTACTCCGGCTTTGCAGCAACCGTTATCGCTTGGTGCAGACATCGTCGTCCATTCGACTACGAAATACATCGGTGGGCACTCTGATGTGGTTGGCGGAGCAGTAGTGACGTCGGATCAAGAGGTCGATGATGAGGTTGCTTTCCTGCAGAATTCAGCCGGTGCAATTGCCGGGCCCTTCGATTCATTCCTTACCCTGCGTGGACTGAGGAGTCTGCCAGTCCGGATGGAGCGACACAGCGCGAATGCCCAGGCCATAGCTAACCGATTGGCTGATCACCCCGCGGTTAAAGAGGTCATTTATCCAGGGTTGGAGAGCCATCCCGGGCACGCGGTTGCCGCTGCTCAAATGTCTCACTTCGGCGGCATGGTCTCTCTTCGCCTCGCTGACCACGATGCGGCACAGCGTCTATGCAAGAACACATCGGTCTTTACACTTGCCGAATCGCTTGGCGGCGTTGAATCACTGATCGAGCATCCGGCAGCCATGACCCATGCGTCGACAGCGGGATCAGTGCTGGAAGTTCCCGATGATTTAGTTCGACTTTCGGTTGGTCTAGAATCCGCCGAAGACCTTATCGCCGACCTATTACAGGCACTTGACTAGTTACCACACCTGGGCCGGTAGCACACCTTCAATCGACGCATCCCTGGAACGATTAGCTAAAGATTTGGTAGTGGTCCACGACCCTGCTATCCTGATTGACACGACCGTCCGACGTGGTGGAAATCCACGCGGGCTACAAGCGGAGGATGCTCCCACCACGTGACCGCCGAAAGGTTGGACTCTGGTAGAAGGTTACCGATAAGTTTTGGCTTACGCTCAGGACTTATGTGTTGAGCCTTGGTAGCATCCCCGTCTTACAGAGTGGATCTGTAAAGCGGGGATTCTTTTATGGCGCAGCAAAGGAACCCACTCCTCAGGTGTTGGAACTCGTGCATTATGCGCACTCGTGAAAATGCCTGTGAGTCCGGTTCAAAGGTTTATCCAGCGCTTGTAGCACGTCAGTGCGGCCAGACCAGTCAATGTTCATCCCTATTGAGGAGTCTCACATCAGCGCTGAAGCTCGCATTAATGAGCGAATTCGTGTCCCCGAAGTTCGACTCGTTGGCCCTAGTGGCGAACAGGTTGGAATCGTGCGTACCGACGATGCTCGCAAGCTCGCCTATGACGCCGATCTTGATCTTGTCGAGGTTGCGCCACGTGCAAAACCACCTGTGGCCAAGATCATGGATTACGGCAAGTACAAGTACGAGCAAGCACAAAAGGCTCGCGAATCTCGCCGCAACCAGCAGCAGACCGTCGTCAAGGAACAAAAGTTCCGGCCCAAGATTGACGATCATGATTATGAGACTAAGAAGGGCAATGTTGTCCGGTTCTTGGAGAAAGGCTCCAAGGTGAAGGTCACAATCATGTTCCGTGGTCGCGAGCAGTCTCGTCCGGAATTAGGTTTCCGGTTGCTCGAGCGCTTGGCTGATGACGTCGCCGATGCCGGCGTCGTTGAATCTCGGCCCAAGCAAGATGGTCGCAACATGACTATGGTTCTCGGTCCTGTGCGTCGCAAAGGTAAGAAGTAGTCCTTCTCACAACGACAGGGCAGTGCATGAACTGCTGAGGGATTCCCGTGCGTTTCTTTCGGCGAGTGCTCTGCCCAGTGTGGCGTGAGCCGAGAAGTCGTAGATCGATTCGCGACGATCTCGGCAGCGTGCAAGACCAACTCATTCAATTTGTGCAAAGGAAAATCGGCAGTGAAGCAGAAGACCCACAGCGGAATTAAGAAGCGCATCAAGAAGACGGGCTCCGGCAAACTCCGCCGCGAGCAGGCTAATCGCCGTCACCTTCTCGAGGGCAAGCCATCGACCCGCACCCGTCGTTTGAAGGGCGATACTTCCGTTTCCCGTAACGACACCAAGCGCGTTAATCGGCTCCTGGGCGAGGGCTAGAAATCACCCGCTCGGTAACACCCCCGACTAGATAGAAGGAAGTAACACTGTGGCTCGTGTGAAGCGTTCAGTTAATGCTAAGAAGAAGCGTCGCGAGGTCCTGAAGTCCGCTAAGGGCTACCGCGGACAGCGTTCCCGCCTGTACCGTAAGGCTAAGGAGCAGATGCTCCACTCGAAGACTTACGAGTTCCGGGATCGTCGTGCGAAGAAGGGCGATTTCCGCAAACTGTGGATCACTCGTATTAATGCAGCGGCCCGCCAGAACGACATGACCTACAACCGCCTCATCCAGGGTCTCCGCCTCGCTGGCGTAGACATTGATCGCAAGAACCTTGCTGATCTCGCAGTCTCGGATGAGCAGGCATTCTCCGCATTGTGTGCGGCTGCTAAAGACGCTTTGCCCGAGGATGTTAACGCCCCGGCGAAGTAGTTTTTAGCTTCCCTCGGCTCCACACCATCAGCGTGTGTCATCGCATCTTCCTGTGATGGTCACTGCTAGTACATCGTGGGGGCGGGGTATGTTTTTTCGTCGCTCCATTGAGAGCGACGTTTTCTTTATATTGAGTGAAGTCGGGTCAACCACAAGCAAGCTTGGTTTCCTGAGAGAATTTTTGACTCCATACACCATTCATAGCGGCCCGCCGTTCACAAGAATTGAAAAGAATTGCTGAGTGATGTGCGATCACGTGGATAACATTTCCGAAACGTCTACCGATTATCCCCACCATCGTTTAACCGATGATCGACCAGATCAGGTTTTTACGGTACGAACTCCGAGGATTATCGCAGCCCGGAAGCTACTTAAGTCGGCTGGCCGACGAAAAGAAAAGAAGTTTCTTGTCGAGGGCTTCAATGGGGTAGAGGGTGCTTTATCGGCCGGAGTCGCCAAAGAAGTGTTTGTGGCCGATAGCGCCTGGGACAAATTTTCCACGTTACGAGAGTTGGCTCGCGAACAACATGTTCCGGTGAGCGTAATCGATGATAAAGCTGCTTCAGCCTTATCGGAGACAGTAAGCCATAGCGGAGTATGCGCCACCTGCCAATTACTCTCCACATCAGTGGAATCATGTATCAACCGCGCGCGACGTGGACGTGGCCTCGTCGCCGTCGGAATTGATATGTCTGATCCGGGTAACGCTGGGACGTTTATCCGAACGGCCGATGCCGTTGGTGCGGACTGCGTTGTGTTCCTGGGAAATTCGGTTGACATTCACAATGGCAAGACGGTGA of Corynebacterium kroppenstedtii DSM 44385 contains these proteins:
- the uvrA gene encoding excinuclease ABC subunit UvrA, with the protein product MADRLIVRGASEHNLKGVDIDLPRDELIVFTGLSGSGKSSLAFDTIFAEGQRRYVESLSSYARQFLGQMEKPAVDFIEGLSPAVSIDQKSTNHNPRSTVGTITEVYDYLRLFYARIGIPHCPTCGAVIERQTPQQIVDQIMDMEQGLRFQILAPVVRTRKGEFVDLFENLSAQGYVRVRVDGTTYHISDVPKLEKQVKHNIEVVIDRLSVKPTQKQRLTDSVETALNLADGVVIFDFVSLGDDHPYRFRRFSEKMACPNGHPLAIDELEPRTFSFNSPYGACPECDGLGSKLTVDESLVIPDDTKPLVEAIAPWVSNHSTFYSKMVEAIAQQLGVSPSTPWKDLTASQKRTIMHGSNHQISIRYRNAYRRVRKYSAPFEGVMPFLHRRIDQAESDSQKQRFTAYMREVPCPKCHGARLKPEVLSVKIAGDSSDGTNQELSIAELSDLSISDASVFLNSLTLSSREEMISGRVLKEVQARLTFLLDVGLEYLSLSRSAGTLSGGEAQRIRLATQIGSGLAGVLYVLDEPSIGLHQRDNQRLIATLEQLRDLGNTLIVVEHDEETIRTADWLVDIGPRAGEYGGEVVYQGRPDGIEKCKNSLTGDYLSRRRVLAVPDKRRELDKDRHITVIEAKENNLKNIDVSFPLGVLTVVTGVSGSGKSSLVNGVLASTLQRDLNGARVVPGRHRRIEGLDQLDKLVQVDQSPIGRTPRSNPATYTGVFDKIRNLFAETQEAKVRGYKAGRFSFNVKGGRCEACRGDGTIKIEMNFLPDVYVPCEVCHGARYNRETLEVKYKGKNIAEVLDMPISEAADFFEPITSIHRYLATLVDVGLGYVRLGQSATTLSGGEAQRVKLASELQKRSRGRTVYILDEPTTGLHFEDIRKLMLVIQGLVDKGNSVIVIEHNLDVIKMADWVIDMGPEGGAGGGRVVDQGTPEDLVDRREETGSYTAKYLADMLPRNSK
- a CDS encoding cystathionine beta-synthase, producing MKLLKHITEAVGDTPLVQLQSVVPDGAGLVAAKIEYLNPGGSSKDRIAKKIIDAAEKEGKLKPGGTIIEPTSGNTGVGLAMVAQERGYQCIFVCPDKVGKDKIDVLRAYGAEVVVCPTAVEPDSPDSYYSVSDRLVSETPGAFKPDQYSNPNGPASHYESTGPEIWRDMDGEITHFVAGVGTGGTITGTGRFLKEVSNGAVKVIGADPEGSVYSGGSGRPYLIEGVGEDMWPDAYDRNLPDEIISVTDAEAFAMTRRLAREEGLLVGGSSGMAVVAAIKVAQRDPDAKIVVLLPDGGRGYLGKIFNDEWMLSYGFDTGRPREQEEPTIADILRRKNDSASSLPAFVHTHPNETIRDAINILREFNVSQMPVLGAEPPIVVGEIRGAVTERGLLRAVYEDGHSLSDSVSSVMEDAMPLVGDQERASEAIKQLESVDSLMVLADGVPVGVVTRQDLLGFAKK
- a CDS encoding cystathionine gamma-synthase, yielding MSDIEKGDARDRGLETSAVHAGWTPEAATGAVNPPIYATSTYAQDGVGGLRGGYEYSRTGNPTRTALEKAIAELERGKYGRAFGSGMAASDAVLRAMLKPGDHIIIPNDAYGGTFRLIDKIFAKWGIDYTPVAINDLDEVQSALTDRTRLVWAESPTNPLLTIADIPALAKVAHSVNARLVVDNTFATPALQQPLSLGADIVVHSTTKYIGGHSDVVGGAVVTSDQEVDDEVAFLQNSAGAIAGPFDSFLTLRGLRSLPVRMERHSANAQAIANRLADHPAVKEVIYPGLESHPGHAVAAAQMSHFGGMVSLRLADHDAAQRLCKNTSVFTLAESLGGVESLIEHPAAMTHASTAGSVLEVPDDLVRLSVGLESAEDLIADLLQALD
- the infC gene encoding translation initiation factor IF-3; protein product: MFIPIEESHISAEARINERIRVPEVRLVGPSGEQVGIVRTDDARKLAYDADLDLVEVAPRAKPPVAKIMDYGKYKYEQAQKARESRRNQQQTVVKEQKFRPKIDDHDYETKKGNVVRFLEKGSKVKVTIMFRGREQSRPELGFRLLERLADDVADAGVVESRPKQDGRNMTMVLGPVRRKGKK
- the rpmI gene encoding 50S ribosomal protein L35; amino-acid sequence: MKQKTHSGIKKRIKKTGSGKLRREQANRRHLLEGKPSTRTRRLKGDTSVSRNDTKRVNRLLGEG
- the rplT gene encoding 50S ribosomal protein L20 produces the protein MARVKRSVNAKKKRREVLKSAKGYRGQRSRLYRKAKEQMLHSKTYEFRDRRAKKGDFRKLWITRINAAARQNDMTYNRLIQGLRLAGVDIDRKNLADLAVSDEQAFSALCAAAKDALPEDVNAPAK